A part of Legionella sainthelensi genomic DNA contains:
- a CDS encoding epoxyqueuosine reductase QueH: MIERERLELPNKANKLLLHSCCAPCSGEVMEALIASGIDFTIFFYNPNIHPVQEYEIRKNENVSFAKKHNIPFIDADYDKDNWFARAKGLEWEPERGKRCTMCFDMRFERTALYAYEHGFPVISSSLGISRWKDMNQINDCGVRAASKYPDLEYWTYNWRKNGGSERMYEIAKREEFYKQEYCGCVYSLRDTNAWRKQKERNRIKIGINYYSESLNNEGTS, translated from the coding sequence ATGATAGAAAGAGAACGATTGGAATTACCGAATAAAGCAAATAAGTTATTGTTGCATTCATGTTGCGCCCCTTGCTCGGGCGAGGTAATGGAAGCGCTCATTGCTTCAGGGATTGATTTCACTATATTTTTTTATAATCCTAATATTCATCCTGTACAAGAGTATGAAATTAGAAAAAATGAAAATGTTAGTTTTGCAAAAAAGCACAATATTCCTTTTATAGATGCAGATTATGACAAGGACAATTGGTTCGCGCGCGCTAAAGGCTTGGAATGGGAACCCGAACGAGGAAAACGTTGTACTATGTGTTTTGATATGCGTTTTGAACGCACGGCTTTATATGCTTACGAACATGGTTTTCCTGTGATTAGTAGTTCTTTAGGAATTTCGCGTTGGAAAGATATGAATCAAATTAATGATTGTGGGGTTAGAGCTGCCAGTAAATATCCTGATCTAGAGTATTGGACTTACAATTGGCGTAAAAACGGTGGTTCAGAGCGTATGTATGAAATTGCTAAGCGTGAAGAATTTTATAAGCAAGAGTACTGTGGCTGTGTTTATTCTTTACGTGATACAAATGCATGGCGTAAACAAAAGGAACGCAACCGAATTAAAATTGGTATCAATTATTATTCTGAAAGTTTAAATAATGAAGGCACATCATGA
- a CDS encoding multifunctional CCA addition/repair protein, which produces MKVYLVGGAVRDQLLNLPVKERDWVVVGASPEELLQKKFRQVGRDFPVFLHPETNEEYALARTERKSAPGYYGFSCNFSKQVTLEEDLARRDLTINAIAMDEQGQLIDPYNGKKDLESRLLRHVSPAFVEDPVRVLRVARFAARFHYLGFKLADETRSLMYTMVKRGELAHLVAERVWQEWQQSLEEKNPEQFIWTLRACGALGVILPEIEALFGMPNPYRYHHEVDSGVHSLFVLQAAVALTNDPVVRFAALVHDLGKALSPMDNWPSHHGHEERGVTIIQALCTRLRIPNDYRKLAVMVSRFHLNIHRLFELQAATIVKILEQSDAFRRSQLFYNMLIACQADAEGCGKTVDYRQSKLWGHLLAECAKVNTKTIVAEGYEGAAIKQVLHQRRVACVELILNSWKINEK; this is translated from the coding sequence ATGAAAGTATACTTAGTTGGTGGTGCTGTTCGTGATCAATTATTGAATCTGCCTGTAAAAGAGCGCGATTGGGTTGTAGTAGGTGCCAGTCCGGAGGAACTATTGCAAAAAAAATTCAGGCAAGTTGGACGTGATTTCCCTGTTTTTTTACATCCAGAAACAAATGAGGAATATGCTTTAGCACGAACAGAACGAAAATCAGCACCCGGTTATTATGGTTTTTCTTGTAATTTTAGTAAACAGGTCACCTTAGAAGAGGATTTAGCGCGTCGTGATTTAACGATTAATGCAATTGCTATGGATGAGCAAGGTCAACTCATTGATCCGTATAATGGGAAAAAGGATTTAGAAAGTAGATTATTGCGCCACGTTTCTCCTGCGTTTGTTGAAGATCCTGTAAGGGTATTACGCGTTGCACGTTTTGCAGCACGCTTTCATTATCTAGGTTTTAAGCTGGCTGATGAAACGCGCTCTCTTATGTATACCATGGTTAAAAGAGGAGAATTAGCTCATTTGGTTGCAGAACGTGTTTGGCAAGAATGGCAACAAAGTTTAGAAGAAAAGAATCCAGAGCAGTTTATTTGGACTTTGAGAGCATGTGGTGCATTAGGTGTTATTTTGCCCGAAATTGAAGCATTATTTGGGATGCCTAACCCTTATCGATATCATCATGAAGTAGATAGTGGCGTTCATAGTTTATTTGTTTTGCAAGCAGCAGTGGCTTTAACAAATGATCCAGTTGTACGCTTTGCAGCTTTAGTCCATGATTTAGGTAAAGCTTTATCGCCGATGGATAATTGGCCTAGTCATCATGGCCATGAAGAACGTGGAGTAACTATAATTCAAGCATTGTGTACTCGTTTGCGAATTCCAAATGACTATCGCAAGTTAGCAGTGATGGTCTCGCGGTTTCATTTAAATATTCATCGTTTGTTCGAATTACAAGCAGCGACCATTGTGAAAATTTTAGAACAGAGTGACGCATTTCGTCGTTCACAGCTTTTTTATAATATGTTAATTGCGTGTCAGGCTGATGCAGAAGGTTGTGGTAAAACTGTTGATTATCGACAGAGTAAATTATGGGGTCATTTGTTAGCAGAGTGTGCTAAAGTAAATACTAAAACAATAGTAGCAGAGGGCTATGAGGGAGCAGCAATCAAACAAGTTCTTCATCAAAGAAGAGTGGCATGTGTTGAATTGATACTAAATTCTTGGAAAATAAATGAAAAATAA
- the orn gene encoding oligoribonuclease, which yields MKNNQNLIWIDLEMTGLNPEQDRIIELATVVTDPHLNIIAEGPVFAISQPQVLLDGMDSWNTKQHGQSGLVKRVLESDVNEAQAEKRTIEFLKQYLDKGKSPMCGNSICQDRRFLYKYMPDLASFFHYRNLDVSTLKELAIRWRPELLNGVVKESKHLALDDIKDSIAELVYYRKHFINLLDVTK from the coding sequence ATGAAAAATAATCAAAACTTAATTTGGATAGATTTGGAAATGACAGGGCTTAACCCTGAGCAGGATAGAATTATTGAGTTGGCCACTGTTGTGACTGATCCTCATTTAAATATTATTGCAGAAGGGCCTGTTTTCGCTATATCTCAACCTCAAGTTCTGCTCGATGGTATGGATTCTTGGAATACAAAACAACATGGTCAATCGGGTTTAGTCAAACGTGTTCTTGAAAGTGATGTTAATGAAGCACAAGCAGAAAAACGAACCATTGAATTTTTAAAACAGTATTTAGATAAGGGCAAGTCACCTATGTGTGGTAACAGCATATGCCAAGACAGACGATTTCTGTATAAATATATGCCTGATTTGGCCTCTTTTTTTCATTACCGAAACTTGGATGTCAGTACTCTAAAGGAGCTTGCAATACGGTGGCGGCCTGAATTATTAAATGGAGTTGTCAAAGAATCAAAACACCTCGCATTAGACGATATTAAAGACTCTATCGCAGAGTTAGTATATTATCGTAAACATTTTATAAATTTGTTGGATGTAACAAAATGA